A single region of the Eremothecium gossypii ATCC 10895 chromosome V, complete sequence genome encodes:
- the ARG4 gene encoding argininosuccinate lyase ARG4 (Syntenic homolog of Saccharomyces cerevisiae YHR018C (ARG4)), with translation MSSGKQKLWGGRFAGDTDPLMHLYNASLPYDYKMYKADILGTKVYTEGLQKTGLLTKDELESIHEGLKQVEQEWEQGVFVKHVDDEDIHTANERRLGEIIGRHISGKVHTGRSRNDQVATDMRLYCREMLQDKVEPALFELIKVLLHRAREEIDVLMPGYTHLQRAQPIRWSHWLSCYATYFVEDFKRLKEVIARLNQSPLGAGALAGHPYGIDREYLACELGFDGVIGNSMTAVSDRDFVVEIMSWGSLFMNHISRLAEDLIIYSTAEFGFVKLADAYSTGSSLMPQKRNPDSLELLRGKSGRVFGQLAGFLMSLNSIPSTYNKDMQEDKEPLFDCLLTLEHTSLIATGVLSTLSVVKEKMFQALTVDMLATDLADYLVRKGVPFRETHHISGSCVALAEQLALSGIDQLTLEHYKGIDPRFEEDVFDVFDFELSVERRQSTGGTARAAVLKQVDNLEEQLKRMHNNT, from the coding sequence ATGTCGAGTGGAAAACAGAAGCTATGGGGAGGTCGGTTCGCCGGGGACACGGACCCATTAATGCACCTTTACAATGCCTCGTTGCCCTATGATTATAAAATGTACAAAGCTGATATACTGGGCACCAAGGTCTACACGGAGGGGTTGCAAAAGACCGGACTTCTGACAAAGGATGAGCTCGAGAGTATCCATGAGGGGCTCAAGCAGGTTGAGCAGGAATGGGAGCAGGGCGTTTTTGTAAAGCATGTAGATGACGAGGACATCCACACTGCAAATGAAAGAAGACTCGGCGAGATAATCGGTCGCCACATTTCAGGGAAGGTCCACACTGGCCGGTCTCGCAACGACCAAGTGGCAACGGACATGCGGCTCTACTGCCGCGAGATGCTCCAAGATAAAGTAGAGCCGGCGTTGTTTGAGCTTATCAAGGTTCTGTTGCACCGCGCGAGGGAAGAGATCGACGTCCTCATGCCAGGCTACACGCACCTGCAGAGGGCACAGCCCATCAGATGGTCGCACTGGCTCTCATGCTACGCCACATACTTTGTGGAGGACTTTAAGAGACTGAAAGAGGTGATTGCGCGGCTGAACCAGTCGCCGCTgggcgctggcgcgctGGCAGGCCACCCGTATGGCATTGATCGCGAGTATCTGGCTTGCGAACTGGGATTTGACGGAGTCATCGGTAACTCGATGACAGCCGTTTCAGACCGGGACTTTGTTGTTGAGATCATGTCCTGGGGCTCCCTTTTCATGAACCATATCTCCAGGCTAGCCGAAGACCTGATCATTTACTCAACCGCGGAGTTTGGGTTTGTTAAGCTGGCAGACGCGTACTCCACAGGATCTTCTCTGATGCCGCAGAAGCGGAACCCGGACTCGCTCGAGCTGTTAAGGGGCAAGTCTGGACGGGTCTTCGGGCAGCTGGCAGGCTTCTTGATGTCGCTGAATTCCATACCGTCTACCTACAATAAAGACATGCAGGAGGACAAGGAGCCCTTGTTCGACTGTCTGCTGACGCTGGAACACACGTCGCTCATCGCTACCGGAGTCTTGTCCACTCTATCCGTCGTTAAGGAAAAGATGTTCCAGGCACTGACGGTTGACATGCTGGCGACAGACTTGGCCGACTATTTGGTCCGCAAGGGCGTGCCATTCCGGGAGACACACCACATATCCGGCTCTTGCGTCGCGCTCGccgagcagctggcgctATCGGGCATTGACCAATTGACGCTGGAGCACTACAAGGGCATTGACCCCCGCTTTGAGGAGGACGTCTTCGACGTCTTCGACTTCGAACTCTCTGTCGAGCGTCGACAATCTACGGGGGGGACCGCAAGGGCCGCGGTGCTTAAACAGGTAGACAACCTCGAAGAGCAGCTCAAGCGCATGCATAATAATACGTAA
- the YSC83 gene encoding Ysc83p (Syntenic homolog of Saccharomyces cerevisiae YHR017W (YSC83)): MAERWINACFEAYDTTIRHAEDVGAQAVQSARAVYNVACETVSEIARRAGTEERGVAVLAEKPAGGVAAAREHILAAVVGLAGRPRVRAAAAAAAAGLLVYVAGRALVPAVAARVVGERETVLVLGEMTDPITRALVYDLHRRGFCVFVCSTSEKRDRQLEDEYEKVPSPWDQEGGVCHMAATPEAVARLTEFLQREERRLRGVLVVPSSCFFTSGMFTNIPEGQVRSELQENLVNTWAVVTRLLPQFDSASRDKLQVVVFNPSLSQKLNLQYHSLELLMSSTMESLYRILANECGYLADVYQCHLGILNIAGNASNYKYLTINGSHITKALCEPIYELLLSRDNMWVRFKRWLQGPVLYCGKGSRLACWLRSYAPLWLLEFI, from the coding sequence ATGGCAGAGCGGTGGATAAACGCATGCTTCGAGGCATATGACACGACCATTCGGCACGCGGAAGACGTGGGTGCGCAGGCGGTGCAGTCTGCGCGGGCGGTGTACAACGTCGCGTGCGAGACGGTGAGCGAGAtcgcgcggcgcgcggggACGGAGGAGCGCGGGGTGGCGGTGCTGGCGGAGAAGCCGGCGGGCGgcgtggcggcggcgcgtgAGCACATACTGGCGGCGGTGGTCGGGCTGGCGGGGCGGCCGCGGgtgcgggcggcggcggcggcggcggcggcggggctgctggtgtacgtggcggggcgggcgctggtgccggcggtggcggcgcgcgTGGTGGGGGAGCGGGAGACGGTGCTGGTGCTGGGGGAGATGACAGACCCGATCACGCGGGCGCTGGTGTACGACCTGCACCGGCGGGGCTTCTGCGTGTTCGTGTGCAGCACGAGCGAGAAGCGCGACCGGCAGCTAGAGGACGAGTACGAGAAGGTCCCGTCGCCGTGGGACCAGGAGGGCGGGGTGTGCCACATGGCGGCAACGCCGGAGGCGGTGGCGCGGTTGACCGAGTTCCTGCAGCGGGAGgagcggcggctgcgcggcgtGCTGGTGGTGCCGAGCTCGTGCTTCTTCACGTCTGGGATGTTCACGAACATCCCGGAGGGGCAGGTGCGCAGCGAGCTCCAGGAGAACCTGGTCAACACGTGGGCGGTGGTCACGCGGCTGCTGCCGCAGTTCGACAGCGCATCGCGGGACAAGCTGCAGGTGGTGGTGTTCAACCCGTCCCTGTCGCAGAAGCTGAACCTGCAGTACCACTcgctggagctgctgatGTCGTCGACGATGGAGTCACTGTACCGCATCCTGGCCAACGAGTGCGGCTACCTGGCGGACGTGTACCAGTGCCATCTCGGGATTCTGAATATCGCGGGCAACGCGTCGAACTACAAGTACCTGACAATCAACGGCAGCCACATCACGAAGGCGCTCTGCGAGCCGATCTACGAGCTGCTGCTTTCGCGAGACAACATGTGGGTGCGTTTCAAGCGGTGGCTCCAGGGCCCTGTTCTATACTGCGGGAAGGGTTCCCGGCTTGCATGTTGGCTGAGGAGCTATGCTCCGCTCTGGTTACTCGAGTTTATCTAG
- a CDS encoding SYLF and SH3 domain-containing protein (Syntenic homolog of Saccharomyces cerevisiae YFR024C-A (LSB3) and YHR016C (YSC84); 1-intron) yields MGLNNPLPRSLTAETKKAAKVLASFVKPDQMLGADEVIPPHVLKNAKGLAIITVLKAGFLFSGRAGSGVIVARLADGRWSSPSAIALAGAGAGGMVGVELTDFVFILNTADAVKSFSHAGSITLGGNISVAAGPLGRNAEAAATASLGSVAAVFSYSKTKGLFAGVTLEGSVIIERREANRKFYGSNCTAKAILSGSVSPPPGVDPLFRVLRSRAFNHTSSRSGTEEPYFRDDDYYGDIPSNLDSEGNSRRNSWRNSFRRSRHGVEGYHDDVGGYDGCSDDDNVSDYYTNRRRGDGSALSNSTLSGNLRSSTKWEDDEYDQGIVNTSGKPEQNSQRRAPARPTSAKPDFGSHSTSSGAIPKAVALYTFKGEQKGDLPFRKGDVIMILKRTESQDDWWTGRINGQEGIFPANYVDLV; encoded by the exons ATGGGACTCAATAACCCGCTTCCAAGGTCTTTGACAGCGGAAACAAA AAAGGCAGCGAAGGTGCTCGCCTCGTTCGTGAAGCCGGACCAGATGCTAGGTGCGGATGAGGTCATTCCACCGCACGTGCTCAAGAACGCCAAGGGCCTAGCGATCATCACGGTGCTCAAGGCCGGGTTTTTGTTCAGCGGCCGGGCCGGTTCGGGGGTCATCGTGGCGCGGCTCGCGGACGGACGGTGGTCGTCGCCGTCGGCAATTGCATTGGCGGGGGCCGGGGCCGGGGGGATGGTCGGGGTAGAGCTTACGGACTTTGTGTTCATCTTGAACACGGCGGACGCGGTCAAATCATTTTCACACGCGGGGTCGATCACCTTGGGCGGCAACATATCCGTGGCGGCTGGACCGCTCGGGCGGAATGCGGAGGCAGCGGCCACAGCCTCGCTCGGTAGCGTGGCGGCGGTGTTTTCGTACTCCAAGACGAAGGGCTTGTTTGCAGGCGTGACGTTGGAGGGCTCGGTGATCATCGAGCGGCGGGAGGCGAACCGGAAGTTCTATGGGAGCAACTGCACGGCCAAGGCGATCCTCAGCGGATCGGTGAGCCCGCCGCCCGGGGTGGACCCCTTGTTCCGTGTGTTGAGGTCGCGGGCGTTCAACCACACGAGCAGCCGCTCGGGGACAGAGGAGCCGTACTTCCGCGACGACGACTACTACGGGGACATCCCGTCGAACCTAGACTCGGAGGGCAACAGCCGCCGCAATAGCTGGCGCAATTCGTTCAGAAGGAGCCGGCACGGGGTCGAGGGGTACCACGACGACGTGGGCGGCTACGACGGCTGCTCGGACGACGACAACGTGAGCGACTACTACACAAACCGCAGACGGGGGGATGGGTCTGCGCTGAGCAACTCGACGCTCAGCGGCAATCTGCGCTCGTCTACCAAGTGGGAAGACGACGAATATGACCAGGGCATCGTAAATACCTCCGGCAAGCCCGAGCAAAACAgccagcgccgcgcaccGGCGCGTCCAACATCCGCGAAGCCCGACTTTGGCTCGCATTCAACGAGCTCGGGGGCGATCCCGAAGGCGGTTGCCTTATATACGTTCAAGGGAGAACAGAAGGGCGACTTGCCTTTCAGGAAAGGTGATGTTATTATGATCCTCAAGCGCACAGAGTCCCAGGACGACTGGTGGACGGGTAGGATTAATGGCCAGGAAGGAATATTCCCAGCCAATTATGTAGATCTAGTATAA
- a CDS encoding AEL016Cp (Syntenic homolog of Saccharomyces cerevisiae YFR023W (PES4) and YHR015W (MIP6)), with protein MASSEANSATPLNSISLNVQRQSNIQDKSTNHHNMANSIVKHVKITINNHDVLPGEEDDDDDNKDEEGSTEVTKVEKNESRSISSQSTSSSGTDGTDIVKLGRSKDSPTLTSKKLVALFIGDLDEKVTEKNLRDTFNKFDSFVSAKICIDSNTKKSLGYGYLNFSNEEDAERVIEEFNYIPIFGREVRIMPSLRNSFYRKNIGTNVFFSNLPLENLALTTRVFYDAFKKFGKILSCKLDRRKNIGFVYFEKDSAAKQAIAEYNGKEFFGNNILCGIHFDRNVRKSPEFEKRKARLEDMTLVKESLVMDNNQEIPSGSKMKGPHPNAVFIKNLPLNPDSDLLLDYFSQIGPVKSIFTSNVSKLNSAWAFITFKKGSDAQDAIDNLNHSQLLGRTIELSRAQKNFQTDIDAANAGAGNNSSTTRSNDSDPCSTQHSSSYKLTVYLSSLSSICSEQFLQCFCAEERIKTKRISIRFYDEATLTFSGFVQCQTRNDANRLFELLNNKLLGDSTVKASWKPSKEAKPINTAVATVPLTPHLKLQQHNHKKPATSVNIRREPYIYRAPAPEYRGYNPLKNKMLQQQVLMAPLNVKAVAKDPNAKEALAALKKEVRRYIDFLKFPLATREQNLSIISKYILEVFYQNRVEAITRVLLMKQNHNYFERQFQEQVEESIAQLGLEGR; from the coding sequence ATGGCATCTTCTGAAGCAAATTCCGCAACGCCGTTGAACTCCATTTCATTAAATGTCCAAAGACAATCCAATATTCAGGATAAGTCGACTAATCACCACAACATGGCTAATAGCATCGTGAAACATGTGAAGATAACCATCAACAATCACGATGTCTTGCCAGGGGAGGAggacgatgacgacgaTAACAAAGATGAGGAAGGGTCCACCGAAGTTACGAAGGTTGAGAAAAATGAAAGCAGGTCTATATCATCTCAGTCGACAAGTTCTTCTGGCACCGATGGAACGGATATCGTTAAGCTTGGGAGATCTAAAGATTCGCCCACATTGACCAGCAAGAAGCTAGTAGCACTATTTATTGGTGATTTGGACGAAAAAGTAACCGAGAAGAATTTAAGAGATACTTTTAACAAGTTCGATTCCTTCGTGTCAGCCAAGATATGCATCGACTCCAATACCAAAAAGTCACTAGGATATGGTTACCTAAATTTTTCCAATGAAGAGGATGCGGAGCGTGTCATCGAGGAGTTTAATTACATTCCTATTTTTGGTAGGGAGGTGAGGATAATGCCCTCACTCCGCAACTCCTTCTACCGCAAGAATATTGGAACAAATGTTTTCTTTTCCAATTTACCCTTGGAGAACTTGGCATTGACCACCAGAGTATTTTACGATGCATTCAAGAAATTTGGGAAGATCTTATCCTGTAAATTGGACAGAAGAAAGAACATCGGGTTTGTGTACTTCGAGAAGGATTCTGCCGCCAAGCAAGCGATTGCAGAGTACAACGGTAAAGAGTTTTTCGGCAACAATATCCTATGTGGCATCCATTTTGACAGGAACGTGCGCAAGTCCCCAGAGTTCGAAAAAAGGAAAGCAAGGTTGGAGGACATGACTCTTGTAAAAGAGAGTCTAGTCATGGACAACAACCAAGAGATTCCATCTGGTTCAAAGATGAAGGGCCCTCATCCCAACGCAGTCTTCATCAAAAATTTGCCCCTAAATCCGGACTCTGACTTATTGTTAGATTACTTTTCGCAAATTGGGCCCGTTAAATCTATTTTCACGTCAAATGTATCAAAATTGAATTCTGCATGGGCATTTATAACTTTCAAGAAGGGTAGTGATGCACAGGATGCTATCGACAACTTGAACCACAGCCAGCTATTAGGGAGAACAATTGAGCTCTCAAGGGCTCAGAAAAACTTTCAAACTGATATCGATGCGGCCAACGCTGGCGCGGGAAACAACTCCAGTACCACCAGATCCAACGACTCTGACCCCTGTTCGACACAACATAGCTCTTCGTACAAGCTTACAGTGTACTTGAGCAGCTTGAGCTCCATCTGCAGCGAGCAATTTTTACAATGTTTCTGCGCGGAGGAACGCATCAAGACCAAGAGGATCTCAATTCGCTTTTATGATGAGGCGACGCTGACGTTTTCGGGTTTCGTGCAATGTCAAACAAGAAATGACGCCAACAGGCTCTTTGAATTATTAAACAACAAATTGCTAGGAGACTCCACCGTCAAAGCCTCATGGAAACCTTCGAAAGAAGCTAAGCCTATCAATACCGCCGTTGCAACAGTTCCGCTCACACCCCACTTGAAGTTACAGCAACACAACCACAAGAAACCCGCAACTTCAGTTAATATCCGTAGGGAACCATACATTTACCGGGCTCCTGCACCAGAGTACAGGGGATACAATCCTCTGAAGAACAAGATGCTACAACAGCAAGTCCTAATGGCTCCATTGAACGTGAAGGCTGTTGCAAAGGATCCCAATGCAAAGGAAGCGCTAGCCGCCTTGAAGAAAGAAGTCAGAAGGTATATTGACTTCCTAAAGTTCCCACTAGCTACCAGAGAACAAAACTTAAGCATCATCAGCAAATATATCCTCGAAGTCTTCTATCAAAACCGGGTTGAAGCCATTACTAGAGTCCTATTGATGAAACAGAACCATAACTACTTCGAGAGGCAATTCCAGGAACAGGTGGAAGAGTCGATTGCTCAGCTCGGTTTAGAAGGAAGGTAG